A genome region from Cucumis sativus cultivar 9930 chromosome 4, Cucumber_9930_V3, whole genome shotgun sequence includes the following:
- the LOC101212955 gene encoding 17.9 kDa class II heat shock protein, translated as MDLRIMGIDSPIFSTLQHVMDLADEADKSFSTPTRAYVRDAKAMAATPADVKEYPNSYVFVVDMPGLKVGDIQVQVEDDNVLLISGERKREEEKEEAKYVRMERRVGKLMRKFVLPENANTDAISAVCQDGVLTVTVQKLPPPQPKKPKIVEVKVN; from the coding sequence ATGGATCTCAGAATCATGGGCATAGACTCACCCATCTTCTCCACCCTCCAGCACGTGATGGACCTCGCCGATGAGGCCGACAAGTCCTTCAGCACACCTACCAGGGCTTACGTTCGGGACGCCAAGGCTATGGCAGCCACTCCAGCCGACGTCAAGGAGTATCCGAATTCCTATGTTTTCGTCGTTGACATGCCGGGATTAAAGGTCGGAGACATCCAGGTTCAGGTTGAGGATGACAATGTGCTACTCATAAGTGGGGAGAGGAAGAGGGAggaggagaaagaagaagccaAGTATGTGAGGATGGAGAGGAGAGTTGGGAAGTTAATGAGGAAATTTGTGTTGCCGGAAAATGCTAACACTGATGCCATATCGGCGGTTTGTCAGGATGGTGTGCTCACTGTGACTGTGCAAAAGTTGCCACCACCTCAGCCTAAGAAGCCCAAGATCGTTGAGGTCAAGGTCAATTGA
- the LOC101216481 gene encoding serine/threonine-protein kinase STY17 isoform X1 produces MNNVRTENNQQRRSNPWDGNSQLRQTSQSRRYSPSLCNCVGMGSNVSSSRRPRSSVMLELKVAELEKELLKQKEIQLMFKKRMDRAQDSLKCFLEKAQDRGFLHLIIGDRENVDGDGSPNCIQSAGSSPAMSSSSNPFAADLQPLIDQAKLHGWYIEPHEIELREKIGQGTTANIYKATWRGLEVAVKCLNQDFFCSNECGVSYFAQELETLCRQRHRFVLQLMGACLQPPGCGWVVTEYLRMTLQEWLHGPGKRQKGRTIPLHPFQERLLKALEISQGMQYLHEQKPRVIHRDLKPSNIFLDDAFHVRVADFGHARFLHDKEMALTGETGTYVYMAPEVIRCEPYTEKSDIYSFGIILNELITGKYPYIEIDYSPFKIAMEVGEGNLRPELPLDENEDLREVLALICACWNGNPNLRPSFASITTALRRIQN; encoded by the exons ATGAACAATGTGAGGACAGAGAACAACCAACAGAGAAGATCAAACCCATGGGATGGGAATTCCCAACTTAGACAAACCTCTCAATCTCGCAGATATTCTCCAAGCTTGTGCAACTGTGTAGGGATGGGATCGAACGTCTCAAGCTCTAGACGACCACGCTCGTCTGTGATGCTGGAATTGAAG GTGGCGGAATTGGAGAAGGAGCTGCTGAAGCAGAAGGAAATCCAGCTTATGTTTAAGAAGAGGATGGATAGAGCACAAGATTCTCTCAAGTGCTTCCTAGAGAAAGCCCAGGACCGTGGATTCTTGCACCTAATAATTGGAGACAGAGAGAATGTGGATGGCGATGGCAGCCCAAATTGCATTCAAAGCGCCGGTTCCAGCCCAGCAATGTCCTCATCAAGTAACCCGTTTGCTGCAGATCTACAGCCACTCATCGATCAAGCCAAGCTTCATGGATGGTACATCGAGCCGCATGAG ATTGAGCTGAGGGAGAAGATAGGGCAAGGGACAACAGCCAACATATACAAGGCAACATGGCGGGGTCTTGAGGTTGCTGTGAAATGCCTTAACCAAGACTTCTTCTGCTCAAACGAGTGTGGCGTATCTTATTTTGCACAGGAGCTAGAGACGCTCTGTCGACAACGCCACCGGTTCGTGCTGCAATTGATGGGAGCATGTCTCCAGCCACCAGGTTGCGGGTGGGTTGTAACGGAATATTTAAGGATGACATTGCAGGAGTGGCTTCATGGACCAGGGAAGAGGCAGAAGGGAAGGACAATTCCTTTGCATCCATTTCAAGAAAGGTTGTTGAAGGCACTTGAAATATCTCAAGGGATGCAATATCTCCATGAACAGAAGCCTAGAGTCATACATCGTGATTTGAAGCCCAGCAATATTTTCTTGGACGATGCTTTCCATGTGAGAGTTGCTGATTTTGGCCATGCTCGGTTCCTCCACGACAAAGAGATGGCTCTCACCGGAGAAACAG GAACCTACGTTTACATGGCACCAGAGGTGATTCGATGTGAGCCTTACACAGAAAAAAGTGATATATATAGCTTTGGTATCATATTAAACGAACTTATAACAGGAAAATATCCTTATATTGAGATTGATTATTCTCCTTTCAag ATTGCAATGGAAGTTGGAGAAGGCAACCTGAGACCGGAGCTTCCGTTGGACGAGAATGAGGACCTAAGGGAGGTTTTAGCTCTGATTTGCGCATGTTGGAATGGAAACCCCAACCTTAGACCTTCTTTTGCATCAATAACCACTGCTTTAAGAAGAATTCAAAACTaa
- the LOC101213917 gene encoding omega-amidase, chloroplastic, producing MKAAISSLISSRNFNLHQSSFSRSIFHQPSLLLPSRFPVSSTGGGGGANLTTLRHKFRFHSIKSSASMASSFNPEQARSPPALPLPIPPVTKFKIALCQLAVTADKQRNIEHARKAIEEAVEKGAQLVVLPEIWNCPYSPDCLPLYAEDIEAGGDASPSTAMLSEVSRRLKVTIVGGSIVERSGDKIYNSSCVFGTDGKLKAKHRKIHLFDIDIPGKITFIESKTIAAGQTPTVVDTEVGRIGIGICYDIRFPELAMMYAARGAHLICYPGAFNMTTGPLHWELLQRSRAVDNQLYVATCSPARNADASYVAWGHSTLVGPFGEVLATTEHDEAIVISEIDYSFIELRRTNLPLLKQRRGDLYQLVDAQRLKSE from the exons ATGAAAGCAGCCATTTCTTCGTTGATAAGCTCCAGAAATTTCAATCTCCATCAATCCTCATTCTCCCGTTCCATTTTCCACCAGCCTTCCCTTCTTCTACCGTCTCGCTTTCCGGTCTCATCCaccggcggcggcggcggcgccAATTTAACCACCCTGCGCCATAAGTTTCGTTTCCACTCCATCAAGTCCTCGGCGAGTATGGCATCATCCTTCAATCCCGAGCAAGCTAGATCTCCACCGGCACTTCCGTTGCCGATCCCTCCCGTAACAAAG TTTAAAATCGCGCTATGTCAATTGGCGGTGACGGCTGATAAGCAAAGGAATATTGAACATGCTCGTAAGGCCATTGAGGAGGCTGTGGAAAAAGGCGCCCAGCTTGTTGTATTGCCG GAAATATGGAATTGTCCTTATTCACCTGATTGCTTACCACTTTATGCCGAGGACATTGAAGCCGGTGGTGACGCCTCCCCTTCAACAGCCATGTTGTCGGAAGTTTCTCGCCGTTTAAAAGTCACAATAGTCGGCGGCTCAATTGTAGAGCGCTCGGGggataaaatttataattcttcTTGTGTTTTTGGTACTGACGGAAAGTTGAAAGCTAAACACAGGAAG ATTCATCTTTTTGATATTGATATCCCTGGAAAGATCACTTTTATTGAGTCCAAGACCATTGCAGCAGGTCAAACTCCTACTGTTGTAGACACAG AAGTTGGACGTATTGGAATAGGAATCTGTTATGACATCCGTTTTCCAGAACTAGCAATGATGTATGCTGCAAGAG GTGCTCACTTGATTTGCTATCCTGGGGCATTTAACATGACTACTGGACCATTGCACTGGGAGTTATTGCAGCGTTCAAG GGCTGTGGATAATCAG TTGTATGTGGCAACGTGTTCACCTGCTCGAAATGCTGATGCTAGTTATGTAGCTTGGGGCCACTCAACCCTTGTTGGGCCG TTTGGGGAAGTGCTAGCTACAACGGAACATGATGAAGCAATAGTCATATCTGAGATTGATTATTCCTTTATAGAGCTTAGAAG GACTAACCTACCGCTTCTGAAACAAAGGCGTGGTGACCTTTACCAGTTGGTAGATGCTCAGAGATTGAAATCCGAATGA
- the LOC101213192 gene encoding 17.3 kDa class II heat shock protein has protein sequence MTFPFLSSLHYPIRIPTIPSCNSKRKKNKTNPLYYIYTHQNPFHNKHKGKMEVAKMPGFDPLFLNALHDLLDFSDEPGQGSHHAPSRAYLRDAKAMAATPADVVEYPNSYQFTIDMPGLTSDQIKVKVEDGQLVVSGERKRESEKVKEGKFVRMERRLGKYLKKFDLPETADADKVSAAYRDGVLSVTVEKKPPPEPKKAKSIEVRVA, from the coding sequence ATgacttttccctttttatcCTCTCTTCATTATCCAATTCGAATTCCAACTATACCCTCATGTaattccaaaagaaagaaaaataaaactaaccctttatattatatatatacacatcaAAACCCATTCCACAATAAACACAAAGGAAAAATGGAGGTAGCCAAAATGCCTGGATTCGACCCATTATTTCTAAACGCCCTCCACGACCTTCTGGACTTCTCCGACGAGCCAGGGCAGGGCAGCCACCATGCTCCGTCACGAGCGTACCTGAGGGACGCAAAGGCGATGGCGGCAACTCCAGCAGACGTGGTGGAATATCCAAACTCTTACCAATTCACCATCGACATGCCTGGCCTCACATCAGACCAAATAAAGGTGAAAGTAGAGGATGGGCAGTTGGTTGTGAGCGGCGAGAGGAAGAGGGAAAGTGAAAAAGTTAAGGAAGGGAAGTTTGTGAGAATGGAGAGGAGGCttggaaaatatttgaagaaatttgaccTGCCGGAAACTGCCGACGCTGACAAAGTGTCGGCGGCGTACCGGGACGGAGTGCTGTCGGTCACGGTGGAGAAGAAGCCACCGCCGGAGCCCAAAAAGGCTAAAAGTATTGAGGTTCGCGTGGCGTGA
- the LOC101213436 gene encoding solute carrier family 25 member 44, whose protein sequence is MSLDAAEDESTSEIHIPAEIDWDMLDKSKFFFLGAALFSGVSTALYPIVVLKTRLQVSSTKVSCFKMSYSIMRHEGLRGFYRGFGTSLMGTIPARAFYMGALEITKSGVGSATIKLGFSDTTAMAIANAAAGLSSAMAAQLVWTPIDVVSQRLMVQGCNISAKNNVSNLNSCVYRNGIDAFRKIIYADGLRGLYRGFGISILTYAPSNAVWWTSYSVAHRLIWSGLGYYTSKKDEGCINGGYGFKTDSKATVAVQGLSAALASGVSAIITMPLDTIKTRLQVLDGEENGQRRPLTALQTIRNLMKEGGLNACYRGLGPRWASMAMSATTMITTYEFLKRLSTKSQDCLSRG, encoded by the coding sequence ATGAGCCTGGATGCAGCTGAGGATGAATCAACCTCTGAAATTCATATTCCAGCAGAGATTGATTGGGATATGTTAGACAAatccaaattcttttttctggGTGCTGCTTTATTTTCAGGTGTATCAACAGCCCTTTATCCTAttgttgttttgaaaactcgACTTCAGGTTTCATCTACCAAGGTATCATgctttaaaatgtcatattcTATCATGCGTCATGAAGGCTTAAGAGGGTTTTACAGAGGGTTTGGAACCTCTCTAATGGGAACTATCCCAGCTCGGGCCTTTTACATGGGGGCTCTTGAAATTACCAAGAGTGGCGTTGGAAGCGCAACGATTAAGCTAGGCTTTTCAGACACCACAGCCATGGCTATAGCTAATGCTGCTGCAGGGTTGAGCTCAGCCATGGCTGCTCAATTGGTTTGGACTCCAATAGATGTTGTAAGCCAAAGACTAATGGTTCAGGGCTGCAATATCAGTGCTAAAAACAACGTTTCTAATCTTAATTCTTGTGTCTATAGAAATGGTATCGACGcatttagaaaaatcatttatGCTGATGGTTTGCGAGGATTATATAGGGGATTTGGGATTTCTATATTGACATATGCTCCATCAAATGCAGTTTGGTGGACTTCTTACTCTGTGGCTCACAGACTCATTTGGAGTGGTCTGGGCTACTACACAAGTAAGAAGGATGAAGGTTGTATTAATGGTGGCTATGGGTTTAAAACAGATTCTAAGGCAACAGTGGCAGTTCAAGGGTTGAGTGCCGCCTTGGCTAGTGGAGTTTCTGCTATCATAACAATGCCACTTGATACCATCAAGACTAGATTACAAGTTTtggatggagaagaaaatggcCAAAGACGCCCTTTGACGGCATTGCAGACCATACGGAACTTGATGAAGGAAGGTGGGCTGAATGCTTGTTATAGAGGGCTTGGACCAAGGTGGGCTTCAATGGCCATGTCGGCAACCACCATGATCACAACCTACGAGTTTCTCAAACGGCTGTCTACTAAGAGCCAAGATTGTTTGAGCAGAGGATGA
- the LOC105435316 gene encoding protein BIG GRAIN 1-like B has product MSGEEVRVRSGERFRNGGCGNGQSFSSSLLDEIYRSIDDGGDKRSGELKFYRQKVLKKQGKVIGKAQSDVEDEEIASLHRALLIERWIEKKVAEKVSAQRRRSLTEGEIKFQLYQHDREEDVLFFSSTSSSSDSSFGGFSSSDTESMYGSKSLTPSCFAKFRPKPIRTSVSAPPPEKTEAKQRQSREKPQSKQSNQFVENKEKSRGFDENAMIKSKSRALKIYSNLKKVKQPISPGGRLSSFLNSIFTAGTPKKTGNSVSSTTLSEDPNSERKSKSGQTSTCSSATSFSRSCLSKSSPCSSEKLRNADRRTVRFYPVSTIVDEYCRPCGHKSLYEEEDPKFQIKNKAESAESTSRKNTTDYQQQMRKKNDFLIRNFHHPDNDLSEEDDETASCSSSDLFELDHLREMSGGCSNRYREELPVYESTTRVDTNRAIRHC; this is encoded by the coding sequence ATGAGTGGTGAGGAAGTTAGGGTGAGGAGTGGTGAGAGGTTTAGGAATGGAGGATGTGGTAATGGACAGTCATTTTCTTCGAGTTTGTTGGATGAAATTTATCGTTCGATTGATGATGGAGGTGATAAGAGAAGTGGAGAATTGAAGTTTTATAGACAGAAGGTGCTGAAGAAACAAGGTAAGGTGATTGGGAAAGCGCAGAGTGATGTTGAAGACGAGGAGATTGCGAGTCTTCATCGTGCTTTGTTGATTGAGAGATGGATCGAGAAGAAGGTTGCTGAAAAAGTGAGTGCTCAAAGGAGACGGTCTCTGACGGAAGGTGAGATAAAATTTCAGTTGTATCAGCATGATCGGGAAGAAGACGTTCTGTTCTTTAGTTCAACTTCGAGTTCTTCCGATTCGAGTTTCGGCGGATTTTCATCTTCGGATACTGAATCGATGTATGGTTCGAAATCGTTGACGCCGTCTTGTTTTGCAAAGTTCAGGCCGAAGCCGATTCGAACCAGCGTCTCGGCTCCACCGCCGGAGAAGACGGAGGCAAAGCAGAGACAAAGTAGAGAGAAGCCACAGTCCAAACAGAGTAATCAATTcgttgaaaacaaagaaaaatcacGAGGTTTCGACGAGAACGCCATGATTAAATCAAAATCTAGGGCGTTGAAGATTTACAGTAATTTAAAGAAGGTGAAGCAACCGATTTCACCAGGAGGACGTCTCTCAAGTTTTCTCAATTCAATCTTCACCGCAGGAACTCCAAAGAAGACAGGAAACTCGGTATCATCAACCACCCTCTCTGAAGATCCAAACtcagaaagaaaatcaaaatccgGCCAAACTTCCACTTGTTCTTCCGCCACATCGTTTTCCAGATCATGTCTAAGCAAAAGCTCACCATGCTCTAGCGAAAAACTACGCAATGCCGATAGAAGAACAGTCCGATTCTATCCAGTAAGTACAATCGTAGACGAATATTGTAGACCTTGCGGACACAAATCCTTATACGAAGAAGAAGATCCAAAATTCCAAATCAAGAACAAAGCCGAAAGCGCAGAATCAACAAGCAGAAAAAACACAACAGATTATCAACAACaaatgaggaagaaaaacGATTTCCTTATTAGAAATTTCCACCACCCGGACAATGATCTATCAGAAGAAGACGACGAAACAGCAAGTTGTTCAAGTTCAGATCTGTTTGAACTAGATCATCTGAGGGAAATGAGCGGCGGGTGCAGCAATCGGTACCGTGAAGAACTTCCGGTGTACGAATCAACCACTCGTGTGGATACAAATCGAGCAATCCGCCATTGCTAA
- the LOC101216481 gene encoding serine/threonine-protein kinase STY17 isoform X2: MFKKRMDRAQDSLKCFLEKAQDRGFLHLIIGDRENVDGDGSPNCIQSAGSSPAMSSSSNPFAADLQPLIDQAKLHGWYIEPHEIELREKIGQGTTANIYKATWRGLEVAVKCLNQDFFCSNECGVSYFAQELETLCRQRHRFVLQLMGACLQPPGCGWVVTEYLRMTLQEWLHGPGKRQKGRTIPLHPFQERLLKALEISQGMQYLHEQKPRVIHRDLKPSNIFLDDAFHVRVADFGHARFLHDKEMALTGETGTYVYMAPEVIRCEPYTEKSDIYSFGIILNELITGKYPYIEIDYSPFKIAMEVGEGNLRPELPLDENEDLREVLALICACWNGNPNLRPSFASITTALRRIQN, translated from the exons ATGTTTAAGAAGAGGATGGATAGAGCACAAGATTCTCTCAAGTGCTTCCTAGAGAAAGCCCAGGACCGTGGATTCTTGCACCTAATAATTGGAGACAGAGAGAATGTGGATGGCGATGGCAGCCCAAATTGCATTCAAAGCGCCGGTTCCAGCCCAGCAATGTCCTCATCAAGTAACCCGTTTGCTGCAGATCTACAGCCACTCATCGATCAAGCCAAGCTTCATGGATGGTACATCGAGCCGCATGAG ATTGAGCTGAGGGAGAAGATAGGGCAAGGGACAACAGCCAACATATACAAGGCAACATGGCGGGGTCTTGAGGTTGCTGTGAAATGCCTTAACCAAGACTTCTTCTGCTCAAACGAGTGTGGCGTATCTTATTTTGCACAGGAGCTAGAGACGCTCTGTCGACAACGCCACCGGTTCGTGCTGCAATTGATGGGAGCATGTCTCCAGCCACCAGGTTGCGGGTGGGTTGTAACGGAATATTTAAGGATGACATTGCAGGAGTGGCTTCATGGACCAGGGAAGAGGCAGAAGGGAAGGACAATTCCTTTGCATCCATTTCAAGAAAGGTTGTTGAAGGCACTTGAAATATCTCAAGGGATGCAATATCTCCATGAACAGAAGCCTAGAGTCATACATCGTGATTTGAAGCCCAGCAATATTTTCTTGGACGATGCTTTCCATGTGAGAGTTGCTGATTTTGGCCATGCTCGGTTCCTCCACGACAAAGAGATGGCTCTCACCGGAGAAACAG GAACCTACGTTTACATGGCACCAGAGGTGATTCGATGTGAGCCTTACACAGAAAAAAGTGATATATATAGCTTTGGTATCATATTAAACGAACTTATAACAGGAAAATATCCTTATATTGAGATTGATTATTCTCCTTTCAag ATTGCAATGGAAGTTGGAGAAGGCAACCTGAGACCGGAGCTTCCGTTGGACGAGAATGAGGACCTAAGGGAGGTTTTAGCTCTGATTTGCGCATGTTGGAATGGAAACCCCAACCTTAGACCTTCTTTTGCATCAATAACCACTGCTTTAAGAAGAATTCAAAACTaa
- the LOC105435315 gene encoding uncharacterized protein LOC105435315 yields MSYLQTVVCVKKVKQEAMEDWDETMPLPGDVIEGVAEGDNDELFVSAKAKADLSSQLGRINQQFEVVWLKVKRGDATLKLRARIIQEKASILQRKFTIRAATDDRHVAILGDLTLDQCSELQEMSRRISNLNGGEFNRKGVKYEWSKKLDQNLPDHRSSVISSILFMPLKGEHSMEATTSRCMAWFCAAVSSGAPLVFVNIQSEQIVNVTQKKNRNTRKESWWSKQQYNTPSLRVVHGIRLWFLPGVSEVGLEMIPAPGDVRFGMDIQRTEEGFICVSSVTKGSAADRCGLGSLLEEAMSTNYLLLISRLEGRSVIPSNVSSTGLIHCCDQAEIRSTLVSAMDRMDSVRLHIMALPDSSDAQANETSKLQTTRKFLP; encoded by the exons ATGAGTTATCTTCAAACAGTCGTTTGTGTTAAAAAAGTGAAGCAAGAAGCCATGGAGGATTGGGACGAGACCATGCCGTTACCTGGAGATGTAATTGAAGGAGTTGCAGAAGGTGATAACGATGAGTTGTTCGTATCGGCCAAGGCCAAGGCTGATCTTAGTTCGCAGCTGGGCCGGATCAACCAGCAGTTCGAAGTTGTGTGGTTAAAGGTGAAGCGTGGAGATGCCACGCTTAAGCTTCGAGCACGCATCATTCAAGAGAAGGCATCGATTTTACAACGAAAATTCACCATTCGGGCGGCAACAGATGATCGACATGTAGCGATACTAGGGGATCTCACCCTAGACCAGTGCTCTGAACTGCAGG AAATGAGTAGAAGAATATCAAACCTGAATGGTGGAGAATTTAACAGAAAAGGTGTGAAGTATGAATGGAGCAAGAAACTCGATCAGAATCTTCCTGATCATCGTTCGTCAGTCATAAGCTCCATCCTATTCATGCCATTGAAAGGCGAGCACTCCATGGAGGCCACAACTAGCCGATGTATGGCCTGGTTTTGTGCTGCAGTTTCTTCAGGAGCACCTTTGGTGTTTGTCAATATTCAATCGGAACAGATAGTTAATGTAACTCAA aagaaaaataggaaCACACGAAAAGAATCATGGTGGAGCAAGCAACAATACAACACTCCAAGCTTGCGGGTTGTGCATGGGATAAGGCTATGGTTTCTGCCTGGCGTATCAGAAGTTGGACTTGAAATGATTCCTGCACCAGGGGATGTTCGTTTCGGAATGGATATCCAAAGAACTGAAGAG GGTTTCATCTGTGTCAGTTCGGTGACAAAAGGTTCTGCAGCTGACCGATGTGGGCTTGGCAGCCTCTTGGAGGAGGCAATGTCAACCAACTATCTCCTGTTGATTTCCCGATTAGAAGGAAGGAGTGTAATCCCATCAAACGTAAGCTCTACTGGGCTAATTCACTGCTGCGACCAAGCCGAGATAAGAAGCACTCTTGTTTCTGCAATGGATAGAATGGATAGTGTTAGACTCCATATCATGGCTTTGCCTGATAGTTCTGATGCTCAAGCAAATGAAACCTCTAAGCTTCAAACAACCCGAAAATTTCTCCCTTAA
- the LOC101216955 gene encoding mechanosensitive ion channel protein 10 — MDVNGNKPKVVRRSSSQKEGENAGQVVVEISNSSVVFSKETRDGNNYSVLKQDRVDSQNKESTGSSIDHGFDSHIPPTANEPLKIPSSNRTLTPRRSLKRSILSRPKSRFGEQSRYTDSDDKFEEKHESLREQTGATSSRSSSLNTPKAQPEEEDEEDIVKTEQLNKKHKKWKVKTVIKWIVVFCLIGCLVASLTVNRLKNCFFLGLEIWKWCLLATVIFCGLILTHWAMNVVVSLIEGNFLLKKKVLYFVHGLKKSVQVTLWLASVLSTWEPLFNQRNHRSSRTTGKILDAITWTLVALLIGSFLWLVKTLLLKILASKFHKDRFFDRIQESIFHHHVLQALLGPPLMQEVESAAKFSRCLFSWENKKSDLKKIIDTGKIHHLQREKVSSWTMKVLVEAVTSSAMSISQILDESYYNVDDGEIDHEMEIASVVASKILRNVALPGKKFIQEEDLLQFVVKEEIDLVLPHFEVDETKRIGKKALKKWVVKVFQERKTLAHALKDTKTAVKQLNNLVTAVVIIVMAVIWLLLMEIATSKVLVFLLSQLAVAAFMFGNACKTTFEALIFVFVMHPFDVGDRCVVDGVPLLVEEMNILTTVFLKLNNEKVYYPNSVLATKPISNYYRSPDMSETTEFSINFATPLERIGAMKEKIKRYLEKNPQHWRPSHLMVVKEIENVNEIKIALYSTHTMSYQDYGEKMKRRSELVMELKRIFEELKINYTLLPQTIHLFPVESH; from the exons ATGGATGTGAACGGCAATAAACCAAAAGTCGTTCGAAGAAGTTCGTCTCAGAAGGAAGGTGAAAATGCTGGCCAAGTTGTGGTTGAAATTAGCAATAGCAGCGTTGTGTTTTCGAAAGAAACCAGAGATGGAAATAACTACTCTGTACTGAAACAAGACAGAGTCGATTCACAGAACAAAGAGTCGACTGGTTCGAGCATTGACCATGGCTTCGATTCACATATTCCTCCCACTGCCAATGAGCCCTTGAAAATTCCCAGTTCAAATAGAACCCTCACGCCTAGAAGATCTCTCAAAAGATCAATTCTATCGAGACCCAAATCCAGATTTGGGGAACAGTCACGTTACACCGATTCAGATGATAAGTTTGAGGAGAAACATGAGTCATTGAGAGAACAAACCGGTGCAACTTCATCCAGAAGCTCTTCTCTTAACACGCCGAAGGCCCAAcctgaggaagaagatgaagaggatATAGTTAAGACAGAGCAGTTGAACAAAAAGCACAAGAAATGGAAGGTGAAGACAGTGATTAAGTGGATTGTAGTTTTTTGCCTAATTGGGTGCTTGGTGGCTAGTTTGACCGTTAACCGTTTGAAGAATTGCTTCTTTTTGGGTTTGGAGATTTGGAAATGGTGTTTACTTGCTACTGTGATTTTTTGTGGATTGATACTTACTCATTGGGCTATGAATGTGGTTGTCAGTTTGATTGAGGGAAACTTTTTGCTAAAGAAAAAAGTGCTCTATTTTGTTCATGGGTTAAAGAAGAGTGTCCAAGTGACCCTTTGGTTGGCATCGGTTCTTAGCACATGGGAGCCGTTGTTCAATCAGCGTAACCATAGGAGTTCAAGAACCACTGGGAAGATTCTGGATGCTATTACGTGGACTCTTGTTGCTCTTCTTATAGGGTCATTCCTATGGTTGGTAAAAACATTGTTGTTGAAAATACTGGCATCCAAGTTCCATAAGGATCGATTTTTCGACAGAATTCAGGAATCCATTTTCCATCATCATGTTCTACAAGCCCTCTTGGGGCCTCCATTAATGCAGGAAGTTGAAAGTGCTGCCAAGTTCAGCCGTTGTCTATTTAGTTGggagaataaaaaatcagACCTTAAGAAGATAATTGACACGGGAAAGATTCACCACCTGCAGCGAGAAAAAGTTTCATCTTGGACAATGAAGGTGTTGGTTGAGGCAGTTACAAGTTCGGCGATGTCAATCTCACAAATACTTGATGAAAGCTACTATAATGTTGACGATGGCGAGATTGACCATGAAATGGAAATTGCCAGTGTCGTTGCCTCCAAGATCCTTAGAAATGTTGCTCTTCCTGGGAAAAA GTTCATACAGGAAGAGGATCTTCTGCAATTCGTGGTCAAAGAAGAAATCGATCTTGTGTTACCACACTTCGAGGTAGATGAGACAAAGAGGATTGGCAAGAAAGCTCTCAAAAAATGGGTG GTGAAGGTTTTTCAAGAGAGAAAAACTCTAGCTCATGCCTTGAAAGACACTAAAACTGCTGTGAAGCAATTGAATAATTTGGTAACAGCGGTTGTTATAATAGTAATGGCTGTTATTTGGCTTCTGTTGATGGAAATTGCTACATCCAAAGTACTCGTTTTCCTTCTATCTCAACTTGCAGTGGCAGCTTTCATGTTCGGAAACGCTTGCAAGACTACATTTGAAGCTCTAATCTTTGTGTTTGTTATGCATCCATTTGATGTCGGGGACCGTTGTGTTGTCGATGGCGTCCCG CTGTTGGTTGAAGAAATGAACATCTTGACGACAGTCTTCTTGAAACTAAACAATGAGAAGGTGTATTATCCCAACTCAGTCTTGGCAACAAAGCCCATCAGTAACTACTACAGAAGTCCAGACATGAGCGAGACCACCGAATTCTCGATCAACTTCGCGACGCCACTAGAGAGGATTGGAgccatgaaagaaaaaataaagag GTATTTGGAGAAAAATCCACAACACTGGCGTCCAAGTCATCTTATGGTGGTGAAAGAGATCGAAAACGTGAATGAGATCAAGATTGCTCTTTATTCTACCCATACCATGAGTTATCAAGACTATGGTGAGAAGATGAAACGAAGATCCGAGCTGGTGATGGAGTTGAAGAGAATATTTGAAGAACTGAAGATCAACTACACTCTTCTGCCTCAAACAATTCATCTCTTTCCAGTTGAATCACACTAA